The Antarcticibacterium sp. 1MA-6-2 genome has a window encoding:
- a CDS encoding cytochrome c oxidase subunit II, with the protein MTVFLIIIVVALFAITVWQLTKIFQLSRDTNSIDNSQVASDKDNKMQGNLMLAFGIAFYVFMLYSFWTWSDRALPAASSAHGLEYDTLLWISLAVIMVVQILTQGLLHYFAFKYQGRKGKKALFFADNDKLEFVWTIIPVIVLAGLIIYGLFTWSSIMNIDDENTDAIVIEIYGRQFAWEARYAYMDNTLGKANVRFIEGANTMGVDIEDPYAYDDVVASELHLPVGRPVIFKFRSQDVLHSAYFPHFRAQMNVVPGMITQFSFTPTVTTEEIRETEYMRDKLARIKELRNDKNEQLIASGGETLSDYEQFDYFLLCNKICGTAHYNMQMKVVVETEAEFNAWMAEQSKFSETIDKMQQPTIPVPAEGDENNEDVAQVQN; encoded by the coding sequence ATGACAGTATTTTTAATCATTATAGTTGTAGCCCTTTTTGCGATCACTGTTTGGCAATTGACGAAGATATTTCAGTTATCCAGGGATACTAATTCAATAGACAATTCACAAGTTGCAAGTGATAAGGATAATAAAATGCAGGGTAACCTTATGCTGGCATTCGGTATTGCGTTTTATGTGTTCATGCTTTATTCTTTCTGGACCTGGAGTGACAGGGCTCTTCCTGCTGCATCATCAGCTCACGGATTAGAATATGATACCTTACTTTGGATTTCTCTTGCGGTAATCATGGTAGTACAAATCCTAACTCAGGGTTTACTGCACTACTTCGCTTTTAAATATCAGGGAAGAAAAGGTAAAAAAGCTTTGTTCTTTGCAGATAACGATAAACTGGAATTCGTTTGGACTATTATTCCTGTAATTGTACTGGCAGGTCTAATTATTTATGGATTGTTTACCTGGTCAAGTATCATGAACATCGATGATGAGAATACAGATGCTATTGTCATCGAGATTTACGGAAGACAATTTGCCTGGGAAGCTCGTTATGCTTATATGGATAATACCCTTGGAAAGGCTAACGTACGATTTATAGAAGGAGCTAACACAATGGGAGTGGATATCGAAGATCCCTATGCTTATGACGATGTTGTTGCTTCAGAACTTCACCTTCCTGTGGGGCGGCCTGTAATATTTAAATTCAGGTCTCAGGATGTTTTACATTCGGCTTACTTTCCCCATTTCCGTGCACAAATGAACGTAGTTCCGGGAATGATTACTCAGTTCTCTTTTACTCCAACTGTTACTACCGAGGAGATCAGAGAGACTGAATATATGAGGGATAAACTGGCCCGGATCAAAGAATTGCGGAACGATAAAAATGAGCAGTTAATTGCTTCAGGAGGGGAGACCCTTTCAGACTATGAGCAATTTGATTACTTTTTACTGTGTAACAAGATTTGTGGTACTGCTCACTACAACATGCAAATGAAAGTTGTAGTAGAGACTGAGGCAGAATTTAATGCCTGGATGGCAGAACAATCCAAGTTTAGCGAAACCATAGATAAAATGCAACAACCAACTATTCCTGTTCCTGCAGAGGGAGATGAGAATAATGAAGATGTAGCTCAGGTTCAAAATTAA